The Streptomyces sp. Mut1 genome window below encodes:
- a CDS encoding AMP-binding protein has protein sequence MSLSTEHPAAVGAPAERIHEFMLAAARTAPDSPAAWEATEDGGSRVLSYRQLERRAHDYAVTLDSLGLDIGDRVILETDNSASAVAALLACSMLGLTFIPVSPEVPDPRLRLIIDTAEPALHLQTVKGAREDIPSDVGTGRFGPDGVSVERAPRPRTRHRREAVTTDAAYMIFTSGTTGRPKGVVMSHRGVLSFYRGMLKQSIVTPQDRLATTSPLQFDFALLDIGLALGSGAQLIPVPRELMHWPRRFLRFLTDTGATQVDGVPSIWRPVLRHEPAGLAALSGQIRGVLFSGEAFPLPELRQLQTLLAQVRVVNCFGPTEAMAFSLTDVPNPLPENIDRLSIGFAYPGAEMLLLDEEGRPIDEPGEVGEIHLRGPSLFTGYWDDPEATRAVLVPDPLNPRSGQLVYKSSDLAHRGESGELYFVGRSDLQVKMRGNRVELGEIERRLLEFPDVEAAAVVVRPRPGEDPELYAYVVPGRGFDARPVALSAFCKETLPDYMVPRKVTLTPSLPLTPNGKTDRRALAARVAGEG, from the coding sequence ATGAGCCTGAGCACGGAGCACCCGGCGGCGGTCGGCGCACCGGCCGAGCGCATCCACGAGTTCATGCTGGCCGCGGCCCGCACCGCACCGGACAGCCCGGCCGCCTGGGAGGCCACCGAGGACGGCGGCTCCCGGGTGCTCAGCTACCGCCAACTGGAGCGCAGGGCCCACGACTACGCGGTCACCCTGGACTCCCTCGGCCTCGACATCGGCGACCGCGTGATCCTGGAGACCGACAACTCGGCCTCCGCCGTGGCCGCGCTGCTCGCCTGCTCGATGCTCGGGCTCACCTTCATCCCGGTCAGTCCCGAGGTCCCCGACCCCCGGCTGCGCCTGATCATCGACACGGCGGAACCGGCCCTGCACCTCCAGACGGTGAAGGGCGCCCGCGAGGACATCCCCTCGGACGTCGGCACGGGCCGCTTCGGCCCGGACGGGGTGAGCGTGGAGCGCGCCCCGCGCCCGCGCACCCGGCACCGCCGCGAGGCGGTCACCACCGACGCCGCGTACATGATCTTCACCTCGGGCACCACGGGCCGCCCCAAGGGCGTCGTCATGAGCCACCGAGGGGTGCTGTCCTTCTACCGGGGCATGCTGAAGCAGTCCATCGTCACGCCGCAGGACCGGCTCGCGACGACATCCCCGCTCCAGTTCGACTTCGCCCTGCTCGACATCGGCCTCGCCCTCGGCTCGGGCGCGCAGCTCATTCCCGTACCGCGCGAACTCATGCACTGGCCGCGCCGGTTCCTTCGCTTCCTCACGGACACGGGTGCCACGCAGGTCGACGGAGTGCCGTCCATCTGGCGCCCGGTCCTGCGCCACGAGCCGGCGGGCCTCGCGGCCCTCTCCGGACAGATACGCGGAGTGCTGTTCTCCGGCGAGGCGTTCCCGCTTCCCGAACTGCGTCAACTGCAAACACTGTTGGCCCAGGTCCGGGTGGTGAACTGCTTCGGCCCGACCGAGGCGATGGCGTTCTCCCTCACCGACGTGCCGAACCCGCTCCCCGAGAACATCGACAGACTCTCCATCGGCTTCGCCTACCCGGGCGCCGAGATGCTGCTCCTGGACGAGGAGGGCCGTCCCATCGACGAGCCGGGCGAGGTGGGCGAGATCCACCTGCGCGGCCCCTCCCTCTTCACCGGCTACTGGGACGACCCCGAGGCCACCCGCGCGGTACTCGTCCCCGACCCCCTCAACCCCCGGTCCGGCCAGCTCGTCTACAAGTCCAGCGACCTCGCCCACCGGGGCGAGAGCGGCGAGCTGTACTTCGTCGGCCGCTCCGACCTCCAGGTCAAGATGCGCGGCAACCGCGTCGAACTGGGCGAGATCGAGCGCCGGCTCCTCGAATTCCCGGACGTGGAGGCAGCCGCCGTGGTGGTACGCCCGCGCCCCGGCGAGGACCCGGAGCTGTACGCGTACGTGGTCCCGGGCCGGGGCTTCGACGCCCGGCCGGTGGCCCTGAGCGCCTTCTGCAAGGAGACGCTGCCGGACTACATGGTCCCGCGCAAGGTCACCCTGACACCGTCCCTGCCGCTCACCCCGAACGGCAAGACGGACCGGCGGGCACTGGCGGCGCGGGTGGCGGGGGAGGGCTAG
- a CDS encoding KamA family radical SAM protein translates to MSLLATDPAEAARFRAFGPRQLDEIADRHGLPADIRETVRLVSMVLPFRVNEYVLSQLIDWDRIPDDPMFQLVFPQKGMLTEQNERDLATHAADPSGKVALRALVQQIRGRLNPHPSGQKELNVPTRDGAEIPGLQHKYRETVLYFPSQGQTCHSYCTYCFRWAQFVGDTELRFAAPDPRGLISYLEAHPDACDVLVTGGDPMVMSTERLRSHLEPLLSLESVRTIRIGTKSVAYWPQRYVTDPDADDVLRLFEKVVASGRNLAVMAHFSHPRELETDLARRALARIRDTGALVYCQAPLIAKVNDDPDVWSRMWRAELAAGAVPYYMFVERDTGPYDYFRVPLARAQEIYRDAYATLPGLARTVRGPVMSATPGKVAVDGVIEKAEGLFFQLRMAQARDPKLVGRPFLAHYDADAAWLDELRLDHSVPADIARALAGPAAAREPELFGNRAAAAAVGSQS, encoded by the coding sequence ATGTCCCTGCTGGCAACCGATCCTGCCGAGGCGGCACGGTTCCGCGCCTTCGGTCCACGGCAGCTCGATGAGATCGCCGACCGCCACGGACTGCCCGCCGACATACGGGAGACCGTCCGGCTCGTGTCGATGGTGCTGCCCTTCCGGGTCAACGAGTACGTCCTGTCGCAGCTCATCGACTGGGACCGCATCCCGGACGACCCCATGTTCCAACTGGTCTTCCCGCAGAAGGGAATGCTGACCGAACAGAACGAGCGGGATCTCGCCACGCACGCCGCCGACCCCTCCGGCAAGGTCGCCCTGCGCGCCCTCGTCCAGCAGATCCGCGGCCGGCTCAACCCGCACCCCTCCGGTCAGAAGGAGCTGAACGTCCCCACCCGGGACGGCGCCGAGATCCCCGGCCTCCAGCACAAGTACCGCGAGACGGTCCTGTACTTCCCGAGCCAGGGCCAGACCTGCCACTCGTACTGCACGTACTGCTTCCGCTGGGCCCAGTTCGTCGGCGACACCGAACTGCGCTTCGCCGCCCCCGACCCGCGCGGCCTCATCTCCTACCTGGAGGCCCACCCCGACGCCTGCGACGTGCTCGTCACGGGCGGCGACCCGATGGTGATGTCCACCGAGCGGCTGCGCAGCCACCTGGAGCCGCTGCTCTCGCTGGAGAGCGTGCGGACCATCAGGATCGGTACGAAGTCCGTGGCCTACTGGCCGCAGCGCTACGTCACCGACCCCGACGCCGACGACGTCCTGCGGCTGTTCGAGAAGGTCGTCGCCTCCGGCCGCAACCTCGCCGTCATGGCCCACTTCAGCCACCCGCGCGAACTGGAGACCGACCTCGCGCGGCGGGCCCTCGCCCGCATCCGGGACACCGGGGCGCTGGTCTACTGCCAGGCCCCGCTGATCGCCAAGGTCAACGACGACCCGGACGTGTGGAGCCGGATGTGGCGGGCCGAACTCGCCGCCGGGGCCGTCCCGTACTACATGTTCGTGGAGCGCGACACCGGCCCGTACGACTACTTCCGGGTGCCCCTCGCACGGGCACAGGAGATCTACCGGGACGCCTACGCCACCCTGCCCGGCCTCGCCCGCACGGTGCGCGGCCCGGTGATGTCCGCGACCCCCGGCAAGGTGGCCGTGGACGGGGTCATCGAGAAGGCCGAGGGCCTGTTCTTCCAGCTGCGCATGGCGCAGGCCCGCGACCCGAAGCTCGTCGGGCGCCCCTTCCTCGCCCACTACGACGCCGACGCCGCCTGGCTGGACGAGCTGCGCCTCGACCACTCGGTGCCCGCCGACATCGCCCGCGCCCTCGCGGGCCCCGCCGCGGCGCGCGAACCCGAACTCTTCGGCAACCGGGCGGCTGCCGCCGCGGTGGGGAGCCAGTCATGA
- a CDS encoding AMP-binding protein has product MASQALHARFLRGLEKSPGGVAVRVGGDTVDYTTAHETALAWAGALLAAPGGPPKAVGILTGRSTIAYVAILASLYAGLPAVPVPADFPAGKVVAMLGAAEVSALVVDEEGAALLAGGTGAELGGLPVLAPHLGEAGARVLAEGAGLRALVAGPETALPEPRDAGPEDVAYILFTSGSTGRPKGVRLTHGNMAHYFALMDAWYDFTADDVFSQAAGLNWDSAVSDLWCAWAAGAPLVSVPPHAYRDLPGFVAEHGVTVWFSAPSVIALSRRTGRLLPGTMPSLRWTYFGGEALQFEDTDAWQRAAPDSAVINVYGPTEMTITTHRHRWSPEESTRLGVNGVVPLGLLHEGHAELLLDEHGEDAADEGELWLSGPQLSAGYLDPEDGRGKYLERDGVRWYRTGDRVRRLAGGQLVYLGRMDSQVQVQGYRVELAEVEHALRAASPVSGAVVVGVPVANSTELVAFYLGDERSPREFHRDLAPVLPPQLIPRHYHRLDEFPLNTNKKTDRLVLTALAAERHGTKAPEPARVPVPAPVRAA; this is encoded by the coding sequence ATGGCGTCACAGGCGCTGCACGCACGTTTCCTGCGGGGCCTGGAGAAATCCCCGGGCGGGGTGGCCGTACGCGTCGGCGGGGACACCGTCGACTACACGACGGCCCATGAGACGGCCCTGGCCTGGGCGGGCGCGCTCCTGGCCGCCCCCGGCGGACCGCCGAAGGCCGTCGGCATCCTGACCGGCCGCAGCACGATCGCGTACGTCGCCATCCTGGCCAGCCTGTACGCGGGGCTGCCGGCGGTCCCCGTCCCGGCCGACTTCCCGGCCGGGAAGGTCGTGGCGATGCTCGGCGCGGCCGAGGTCTCCGCGCTGGTCGTGGACGAGGAGGGCGCGGCGCTGCTCGCCGGGGGTACGGGGGCCGAGCTGGGCGGCCTGCCGGTGCTGGCTCCCCACCTCGGAGAGGCCGGGGCCCGGGTGCTCGCCGAGGGCGCCGGACTGCGGGCACTGGTCGCGGGGCCGGAGACCGCGCTGCCCGAGCCCAGGGACGCTGGGCCCGAGGACGTGGCGTACATCCTGTTCACCTCGGGCTCCACCGGCCGCCCCAAGGGGGTCCGGCTCACCCACGGGAACATGGCGCACTACTTCGCGCTGATGGACGCCTGGTACGACTTCACCGCCGACGACGTCTTCTCCCAGGCGGCGGGCCTCAACTGGGACTCCGCGGTCTCGGACCTGTGGTGCGCCTGGGCGGCCGGGGCCCCGCTGGTCTCGGTCCCCCCGCACGCCTACCGCGACCTGCCCGGATTCGTCGCCGAGCACGGCGTCACCGTGTGGTTCTCGGCGCCGAGCGTGATCGCGCTGTCCCGGCGCACCGGCCGGCTGCTGCCCGGCACGATGCCGTCGCTGCGCTGGACGTACTTCGGCGGCGAGGCGCTCCAGTTCGAGGACACCGACGCCTGGCAGCGGGCCGCGCCGGACTCGGCGGTGATCAACGTCTACGGCCCGACCGAGATGACGATCACCACGCACCGCCACCGCTGGTCGCCCGAGGAGTCGACCCGGCTCGGCGTCAACGGGGTCGTCCCGCTGGGCCTGCTCCACGAGGGCCATGCCGAGCTGCTGCTCGACGAGCACGGCGAGGACGCGGCGGACGAGGGCGAGCTGTGGCTGTCCGGGCCGCAGCTGTCGGCCGGCTACCTCGATCCGGAGGACGGCCGGGGCAAGTACCTGGAGCGGGACGGCGTGCGCTGGTACCGCACCGGGGACCGGGTGCGCAGGCTGGCCGGCGGTCAGCTGGTCTACCTGGGCCGGATGGACTCGCAGGTCCAGGTGCAGGGCTACCGCGTCGAACTGGCCGAGGTGGAGCACGCGTTGCGCGCCGCCTCCCCGGTCTCGGGGGCGGTCGTGGTCGGCGTACCGGTGGCGAACAGCACCGAACTGGTCGCCTTCTACCTCGGCGACGAGCGCTCACCGAGGGAGTTCCACCGGGACCTGGCGCCCGTGCTGCCGCCGCAGCTGATCCCTCGGCACTACCACCGGCTGGACGAGTTCCCCCTCAACACCAACAAGAAGACCGACCGGCTGGTGCTCACCGCGCTGGCGGCGGAGCGGCACGGCACGAAGGCGCCGGAGCCGGCGCGTGTGCCCGTGCCGGCCCCCGTACGCGCCGCGTGA
- a CDS encoding MFS transporter encodes MTSSQSEIGTTGPEARAGRKEWIALGVLLLPVLLVSMDLTVLYFAIPAISEDLRPSSSQQLWMIDIYGFVLAGVLLTMGALGDRIGRRRLLLIGAAVFGIGSLLAAYANSPEMVISARAFQGIGGATLMPSTLALIRNLFHDQTQRRTALAVWSTGMAAGAALGPVVSGALLAGFWWGSVFLINVPVMVLLLVAAPFLLPEFKDAAAGKFDLVSAALSLAVILPVVYGFKKIAVDGFTVPYVIAIVVGLAIIPVFLRRQRTSTDPMIDISLFRNRAFGASVTVNMLACFTLVGYSLFSTQYMQSVLGMSALKSALWTIPGTVAVGAVVPVATVLVRTIRPAVIIASGFGLATVALLMLTQVPEKDGLVLILIGIIALAVGLTPVLTLVTELVVGQVPPERAGTASALLQTCQELGGALGVAVLGSIGATAYRNSSALDDPAGVPADALDQARETIGGALAAAGRLPGEAGGHLVDAARAAFTTEVHAASIAGAVVMAGAAVVALVGLRSVQQDNAKATEPAADEAAPAQTSKAGAQETGTGLA; translated from the coding sequence ATGACCAGCTCCCAGAGCGAGATCGGCACTACCGGACCGGAGGCCAGAGCGGGCCGGAAGGAATGGATCGCCCTCGGCGTTCTGCTCCTGCCCGTGCTGCTCGTCTCCATGGACCTGACCGTCCTCTACTTCGCGATCCCCGCCATCAGCGAGGACCTGCGGCCGTCCAGCAGCCAGCAGCTGTGGATGATCGACATCTACGGCTTCGTACTCGCCGGGGTGCTGCTCACCATGGGCGCCCTCGGTGACCGCATCGGGCGCCGGCGGCTGCTGCTGATCGGTGCCGCGGTGTTCGGCATCGGGTCGCTGCTCGCCGCGTACGCCAACAGCCCCGAGATGGTGATCAGCGCGCGGGCGTTCCAGGGCATCGGCGGTGCGACGCTGATGCCGTCCACGCTGGCCCTCATCCGGAACCTGTTCCACGACCAGACGCAGCGGCGTACCGCGCTGGCGGTCTGGTCGACCGGTATGGCGGCCGGCGCAGCGCTCGGACCGGTGGTCAGCGGCGCGCTGCTGGCCGGCTTCTGGTGGGGGTCGGTCTTCCTCATCAATGTGCCGGTGATGGTGCTCCTGCTGGTGGCGGCGCCGTTCCTGCTGCCCGAGTTCAAGGACGCGGCGGCAGGGAAGTTCGACCTGGTGAGCGCCGCGCTGTCGCTGGCCGTCATCCTGCCGGTCGTCTACGGGTTCAAGAAGATCGCGGTGGACGGGTTCACCGTCCCCTACGTCATCGCCATTGTGGTCGGGCTCGCCATCATCCCCGTGTTCCTGCGGCGGCAGCGCACCAGCACCGATCCGATGATCGACATCTCGCTGTTCCGGAACAGGGCCTTCGGCGCCTCGGTGACCGTCAACATGCTGGCCTGCTTCACCCTCGTCGGGTACTCGCTCTTCTCCACCCAGTACATGCAGTCCGTCCTCGGGATGAGCGCCCTGAAGTCCGCGCTGTGGACGATCCCCGGCACTGTCGCGGTCGGCGCCGTCGTGCCGGTCGCCACGGTCCTGGTCCGGACGATCAGGCCGGCCGTCATCATCGCGAGCGGCTTCGGACTGGCCACGGTCGCGCTGCTGATGCTCACCCAGGTCCCCGAGAAGGACGGCCTGGTGCTCATCCTGATCGGCATCATCGCGCTCGCCGTCGGCCTGACCCCGGTCCTCACCCTGGTCACCGAACTCGTCGTCGGCCAGGTGCCGCCGGAGCGCGCCGGGACCGCGTCGGCCCTGCTCCAGACCTGCCAGGAGCTGGGCGGCGCCCTCGGGGTCGCCGTCCTCGGCTCCATCGGCGCCACCGCCTACCGCAACAGCAGCGCGCTGGACGACCCCGCCGGGGTGCCGGCGGACGCCCTGGACCAGGCGCGCGAGACGATCGGCGGGGCCCTGGCCGCGGCGGGCCGGCTGCCCGGCGAGGCGGGCGGGCACCTGGTCGACGCGGCCCGCGCCGCCTTCACCACCGAGGTGCACGCGGCGTCCATCGCCGGCGCGGTCGTCATGGCCGGGGCGGCCGTGGTGGCGCTCGTCGGGCTCCGCTCCGTCCAGCAGGACAACGCCAAGGCCACCGAGCCGGCGGCGGACGAGGCGGCGCCCGCGCAGACCTCGAAGGCCGGCGCGCAGGAGACCGGCACCGGGCTCGCGTAA
- a CDS encoding pyridoxal phosphate-dependent aminotransferase — protein sequence MSGMRMSPNLALNQLVAERQAAGEPIVHLGFGESRLPAFAPLVERLAAGARRNAYGPVAGSPGVRAAVAGYFDRRRLPTGPDQIVVAPGSKPLLMAVGLTVPGDLLLPRPAWNTYAPQARLAGKHPIAVPIPEECGGVPDPALLREHIRAARTLGHDPRVMVLTLPDNPTGTLAPPAMIRELCAIAEEEDLLIVSDEIYRDVVHDPDTPYLSPAEVAPDRTVVCTGLSKSLALGGWRIGAARFPAGPWGEWIRSGVASVASEIWSTLPGPMQEVAEYAFGEPEEIRERLRVSARLHGAVAREVHRIVVGAGARCRPPTGAFYVYPDFEPVREELDKHDVTDSASLSRRMLDLGAAVLAGHLLGDEPGALRFKCATSMLYGENAEQQEMSLAAENPVALPHVRSVLDRIEASFQRLL from the coding sequence ATGAGCGGCATGCGGATGTCCCCGAACCTGGCGCTGAACCAGCTGGTCGCCGAACGGCAGGCGGCCGGCGAGCCGATCGTCCATCTCGGCTTCGGCGAGTCCCGGCTGCCCGCCTTCGCCCCGCTCGTCGAACGCCTCGCGGCGGGCGCACGGCGCAACGCCTATGGCCCGGTGGCCGGTTCGCCGGGCGTACGGGCCGCTGTCGCCGGGTACTTCGACCGGCGCCGCCTGCCCACCGGACCGGACCAGATCGTGGTCGCCCCGGGCAGCAAGCCGCTGCTCATGGCCGTCGGCCTCACCGTCCCCGGAGATCTGCTGCTGCCGCGCCCGGCGTGGAACACCTATGCCCCGCAGGCCCGGCTCGCCGGCAAGCACCCGATCGCCGTGCCGATCCCCGAGGAGTGCGGCGGCGTCCCGGACCCCGCCCTGCTGCGCGAACACATCCGGGCCGCCCGGACCCTCGGCCACGACCCGCGCGTCATGGTCCTCACCCTGCCGGACAATCCGACCGGCACCCTCGCCCCTCCGGCGATGATCCGCGAGCTGTGCGCGATCGCCGAGGAGGAGGACCTGCTCATCGTCTCGGACGAGATCTACCGGGACGTCGTGCACGACCCGGACACCCCCTACCTCAGCCCCGCCGAGGTGGCCCCCGACCGCACCGTCGTCTGCACCGGGCTCAGTAAGTCCCTGGCCCTGGGCGGCTGGCGCATCGGCGCGGCCCGCTTCCCCGCGGGCCCGTGGGGGGAGTGGATCCGCAGCGGGGTCGCCTCCGTGGCCAGCGAGATCTGGTCGACGCTGCCGGGACCGATGCAGGAGGTCGCCGAGTACGCCTTCGGGGAGCCGGAGGAGATCCGGGAGCGGCTGCGGGTCAGCGCCCGGCTGCATGGGGCCGTCGCCCGCGAGGTCCACCGCATCGTCGTCGGGGCCGGCGCCCGCTGCCGGCCGCCCACCGGGGCGTTCTACGTCTACCCGGACTTCGAGCCGGTCCGCGAGGAGCTGGACAAGCACGACGTCACCGACTCGGCGTCGCTGTCCCGCCGGATGCTCGACCTGGGGGCCGCGGTCCTCGCCGGACATCTGCTGGGCGACGAGCCGGGGGCGCTGCGCTTCAAGTGCGCCACCAGCATGCTCTACGGCGAGAACGCCGAGCAGCAGGAAATGTCGCTGGCCGCCGAGAACCCGGTCGCGCTGCCGCACGTGCGGTCCGTTCTCGACCGCATCGAGGCAAGCTTCCAGCGGCTTTTATGA
- a CDS encoding alpha/beta fold hydrolase: MDYGIREPARLGQIRLPDGRRLGWAEWGPLDGTPVLLCPGAATSRGLAFGGGVVDAAGVRLVSVDRPGLGSSDPAPGRTLTDWAADIRHLIQERSLRAPSAVGFSQGAPFALALAANGLVNAVAVVSGCDELAHPRFAHSLDPQVRGMVDAVAADPGAAEESFAGFGGADALWDLIITTSCEADRAVYTDPVFQHAFRRAMDEAFSQGPAGYARDTVLAMSPWPFDPTTIAVPVDLWYGQQDTSPVHSPDLGESLTRMIPTATRHLLPTAAGSLLWTHAEDVLRTLPARVR; encoded by the coding sequence ATGGACTACGGAATACGGGAACCAGCGCGGCTCGGACAGATCCGGCTGCCGGACGGTCGGCGCCTCGGCTGGGCGGAATGGGGGCCGCTCGACGGCACCCCCGTGCTGCTGTGCCCGGGGGCGGCCACCAGCAGGGGGCTCGCCTTCGGCGGCGGCGTCGTCGACGCGGCAGGTGTCCGGCTCGTCAGCGTGGACCGGCCCGGCCTGGGCTCCTCCGACCCGGCCCCCGGCCGGACCCTGACCGACTGGGCCGCCGACATCCGCCACCTCATCCAGGAGCGGTCCCTGCGCGCGCCGTCCGCGGTGGGGTTCTCGCAGGGGGCGCCATTCGCCCTCGCTCTGGCGGCAAACGGCCTGGTGAACGCGGTGGCCGTGGTGTCCGGATGCGACGAACTCGCCCATCCCCGCTTCGCTCACTCGTTGGACCCTCAGGTGAGGGGCATGGTGGACGCCGTCGCGGCCGACCCCGGTGCCGCCGAGGAGTCCTTCGCCGGCTTCGGCGGCGCCGACGCGCTGTGGGACCTGATCATCACGACGAGCTGTGAGGCAGATCGTGCGGTCTACACCGACCCGGTCTTCCAGCACGCCTTCCGGCGCGCCATGGACGAGGCCTTCAGCCAGGGCCCGGCCGGCTACGCCCGCGACACCGTCCTGGCGATGAGCCCCTGGCCATTCGACCCCACCACCATCGCCGTCCCGGTCGACCTCTGGTACGGACAGCAGGACACCAGCCCGGTCCACTCCCCGGACCTGGGTGAATCACTCACCCGGATGATCCCGACGGCGACCCGGCACCTGCTCCCGACAGCCGCGGGGTCGTTGCTCTGGACACACGCCGAGGACGTCCTGCGGACTTTGCCGGCTCGCGTCCGGTGA
- a CDS encoding phosphopantetheine-binding protein, with translation MPELTNHTWDEAFEAVIRPFLPYLSPGEKLSDDSRLKDLGLDSMGTIELLAALESAYSVRFLDDALKLENFASPDVLWNTLITKTETAA, from the coding sequence ATGCCAGAACTCACGAATCACACCTGGGACGAGGCCTTCGAGGCCGTCATCCGTCCGTTCCTGCCCTATCTCTCGCCGGGCGAGAAACTGTCCGACGATTCCCGGCTCAAGGACCTCGGGCTGGACTCGATGGGCACGATCGAGCTGCTCGCAGCGCTGGAGAGCGCCTATTCGGTGCGCTTCCTGGACGACGCGCTCAAGCTGGAGAATTTCGCCAGCCCGGATGTCCTCTGGAATACACTGATAACCAAAACCGAAACCGCCGCGTGA